The Corallococcus silvisoli genome contains the following window.
AGTCTCCCCCGGCCTGGAAGAAGTGCGTGGTGGGCGTGACGCTGCCCGGGGCCGCGCGCAGGCCGCGCTCGAAGGCGCGGCACAGCTGCTCGAGCGGCGTCGCGGGGGCGCTGGACGGCGAGGCCCCGGACGCGCTGGCGCCCACCCAGTCCGCCGGCGGCGGCAGGGCGTCCCGGTCCACCTTGCCCAGGTGGGGCATGAGCGGCAGGCGCGGCAGGGCCACGAAGCGGTGCGGCACCATGTAGTCCGGTAGCACCACGCCCAGGTGCGCGCGCAGCGCGTCGGACGCCACCGAGTGGCCCTCCTGCACGCTGTGGTAGGCCACCAGCAGGCCGGAGGTCTGGCCCTGCGCGTCCGTGTGTTCGAAGACCTTCACCGCGGCCTGCGCCACGCCAGGGAACGCGTACAGCGCATGCTCGATGGCCTCCAGCTCGATGCGGAAGCCGCGCAGCTTCACCTGCTGGTCCATCCGGCCCAGGAACACGAGCGCCCCGTCCGCGCGGCGCACCGCCTCGTCGCCGGTGCGGTACCACCGGGCGCCGTCCCCGTCCGTGGGGAAGCGCTCGCGGGTGCGCTCCGGCTGGCCGCGGTAGCCCTCCGCCACGCCCTCGCCGCCAATCCACACCTCGCCCGCCGCGCCCTCCGCGACGTCCCGGCCGTCCGGTCCCACCACGCGCAGGAGCACCCCCGGCAGCGCCTGCCCGATGGGCACGGGCGTCTCTCCCCCCGTCACCCGGTGGATGGAGGCGCAGACCGTGCCTTCCGTGGGGCCGTAGGCGTTGAAGACGCGGCGGCCGGACGCGTGCCAGCGCTCCGCGAGCGGCGCCGGGCAGCGCTCACCCGCCATCACCACGCACGCCACGTCCGGCAGCGTGTCCACGTGGGGCCCCAGCTGCCCCAGCACCGACGGCGGCAGGCACAGGTGCGTCACCTGGTGGCGCCGCACGTACTCCGCCATGCGCCGGCCCGGCAGCAGGTCCTCGCGCGTGCCCTGCACGACGGCGCCGCCCGCGAACAGCGTGGGGAACACCTCCCACACCGACGCGTCGAAGTTGATGCTGGCGAACTGGAGGTGCCGCGTATCCGGCCCCAGCCCCAGGATGGGCGCCACGCCGTGGACCAGGTTGAGCAGCCCCCGGAAGGTGCACACCACGCCCTTGGGCTCCCCCGTGCTGCCAGAGGTGTAGATGAGGTAGGCGGGGCGGTCCGGCGGCGCGTCGATGACGTCCGACGGAGCCTCCTCCATCAGGTCCGTGGGCGCGTCCGCCTCCAGGAAGGGCAGCGGCGTCCCCAGCCAGCTCTCCAGCAGCTCCACGGAGATGCGGTGCATCCGCTGGGTGACCACCCCGCGAAGCCCCGCGTCGCGCAGGATGCGCAGGAGGCGCTCATCCGGCAGGAACGGATCCAACGGCACGTAGGCCGCCCCCGCCATCCAGATGCCCAGGATGGCCGGGATGACCTCCGGCCCGGGGACCACCACCAACCCCACGCGGTCCCCCGGCCCCACGTTCCACTCCGTGCGCAGCCGCCGCGCGATCCGCGAGGCCCGACGCAGCAGCTCCGGTTGTCTCAGCACCGTGTCGCCGAAGACGACCTCCGCGGTCGGGGGAAGGCGCAGCGTGGACGGGAGGGCCATGGTGCATTCCTTGGATGAGTGACTCACGCAGTGGGTGCTTCGCGTATCAAAAGTCTAAAGACTGGCAGCGCCCGCGCAATACGTGGGAACCACGCGCTGATACACGCGGAGCACAGGCCGTGACACAAGACATCGGGTCATCCGTGCCCCCGTCTCCCTCGGGAGATGTACGCACTCTGTGTGTGTTATTCCTGTCTGGATATATCTTTAAAACAATGCGGGTCCCCGCCACCTGTCCGGTAGGACGGTGTCTGTCTTTTTCCCGTGGGGGTGTGCCGCCGACGTGCGGGCAGGGCCCGGGCAGGTGGGTGCTCCCTGATTCGTCAGGGTGGGTCCGTACCCCCTGGCGCGCTGGATGATTCAGGCGGGCTGGGCTGTAGTGGGACTCCGGATGCCCTCCCTCCGCTACGCCTTCCTGCTCAACGCCGTCCGGGAGCTTGGCCGCTCGGCGCCGGACATCGCCCGGGCGCGGGCCTCCTGGGACGCGTGCCTGGAGCGCATCCGCGAGACGTGCGTCGCGTCGCTGGGCATGGAGTTCGACACGCTCACCCGCTTCGATGCCCGCTCCGTCGTCGGCCTCTTCTCCCACCCGGAGCAGGCGCGCATCCTCGCCCGTCTGGTGGATGAGCGGGCCCGCCTGTGCGAGGCGCATGGCCGGTACGCGGACGCGCTGGCGGACAGCGTCTACGCAGGGCAACTGCTCATGGGGTCACGCGCCCGCTTCGGCCTGCCTCGCGACGCCCGCGCCGCGGACGTGCTGGAGCGCGAGGCGGGGACGCCCGCTCCTCTTATGGATGCCGGGGAGTGACGCGGGCGTCCCGGTGGGACGCGAGGCCACCGGCTCAGCCGGGCTTCACCCTCAGCACGACCTTGCCCACGGCCTGCCGAGACTCCAGCTCGCGCAGCGCCTTCGCGCCGTCCTCTAGAGGGAAGACGCTGCCCACCACCGGGTTGACGATGCCGCGAGCCGCGAGCGCGTCCAGGTCCCGGGCGATGGTGTCCGTCAGCTCGGGCGCCTGCATCAGGAAGGCGCCCCACGCCACGCCCACCACGGACACGTTGCGCAGGAGCAGCCGGTTCACCGCCACCGACGGAATCTGTCCGCTGGCGAAGCCCACCACCAGGAGCCGGCCCTCTGGCGCGAGCGCCTTGAGGCTCTTGTCGAACACGTCGCCGCCCACCACATCCAGCACCACGTCCGCGCCCCGGCCCTCCGTGGCCTCGCGCACGCCCGCCGGCCAGTCCTTCGCGAGCAGCACCACGTCCGCGCCCGCGCGCGTCGCCACCTCCGCCTTGCGCGCGTCGCCCACCACCGCCACCACTCGCGCCCCGGCGCCCTTCGCCACCTGCACCGCCGCGGTGCCCACGCCGCCCGCCGCGCCGTGCACCACCACGGTCTCCCCCGCGCGCAGCTGTCCGCGCCGGTGCAGCGCGAAGTGCGCCGTGTGGTAGTTCATCACCACGCCCGCCGCCTGCTCGAAGCTCCACGCTGGCGGAATGGGGAAGGCCAGCTCCGGCGCCACCACGCACGCCTCCGCGAAGCCGCCCAGCGTGAAGGAGAAGCCCATCACCCGGTCTCCGGCCTTCACCCGCGCCCCCGCGGGAGCGGCGCGCACCACGCCCGCCACCTCCACCCCCGGCACGAAGGGCACCTCCGGCTTCATCTGGTACTGGCCATGGGTGAGCAGCAGATCCGGGAAGCTCACCCCGGCCGCCACCACATCAATGAGCACCCCGTCCCCGGCCTCCGGCTCCGCCAGCTCCACCTGCTCCAGCCCCTCCGGACCTGTCAGACGCTGAAGTTGTAATGCGCGCATGTCTGCTGCCTCCCGGGACGGGGACGCTAGCCCGCTCGTCCCTCCCCCGGGGCCCCTTGCGGTGTCGCTGTCGCCCGCGACCCGCCTGGATCGGGAATAAATGAGACGGCAATTTCTCCTCGTCGTTCACCTTTTGCACGCATCTGCCGATAAGCGCTTCAAACCTGAAGTTTCCGTCTTGCAGGTTTGAATGGCTACCCCGTTTCGGACGGACTGCGTGGGTTCCTCCGTTATTTCAAGCAGTTGCGAGATATTCTCGAAACCTGAGAAGTGATGTAATCGTAAAATTCTCGCCTGTACTTGAAATACGCGCCTCTCCTGTGACACAGTGGTTTCTAATCTTTCCACTTAGGAGGATTGCAATGTACGAGAAGCGAGTACGCGGCGCTCTGGGTGCCGCAGCCCTGTCCCTGTTGGTTGGCGCTTGCACTGATGGCGCTCCTGCCGCGAACAAGGAGGAGAGCAACCTCCAGAAGGCTTCCGCCAACCTGACGGCGGCGGGCCAGACGGTGGTCGCGGCGGACTCCGACGCGATCCCCACCTTCGTCACGGGTTCCTTTGGTGCCGTTCCCGCGCCGTCGGCCATCCAGGGCATCGCGGCTCCCCGCGAGCTGGCCCCGGTGCTCGCGGGCGTGGCTCCGCTGTTCCGCCTGAACCCGAACGACCTGTTCCTGAAGAAGGCCTATGTCGGCTTCGACGGTGACACCCACTACCGTTACGGCGTCACCCACAACGGCATCCTGGTGCAGAACGCGGAAGTCCGCCTGCACGCGCGCAACGGCTCCGTGTTCGCGGTGAACACGAACGCCCGTGGCGACCTGAAGGGTGAGGCGAAGGCCTCCATCGCCGCCGACGCGGCGATCGCGGCGGCCATTGGTGATCGCGGCTCTCCCGAGCGCGCCTCCACCAACGCCGAGCCCCAGCTGGTGTACTACCGCTCCGGCAACGAGCTCATCCTGGCGTACGAGGTTCGCGTCCAGGGCGAGCTGAAGGACACCACGCCGGTGGACGACTCCGTGTACGTGAACGCCAAGACGGGCGACGTCTTCGAGCGCGTTCCGCACATCCACTCCGCGCTGAAGCGCGAGGTGTACGACCTGCAGCACCGCACGACCATCTCCACGGGCGTGCGCGCGCGCTTCGAGGGTGACCCGGCCCACGCGGACGCGGTGGTGAACAACAACTACAACCACCTCGGCACGGTCTACAACTGCTACAACAGCCTCTTCGGCCGCGACTCGTACGACAACGCGGGCCACGTCCTGAAGAGCTACGTGCACTACAGCAACAACTACGTGAACGCCTACTGGGACGGCTCCCAGATGGTGTACGGCGACGGCGACGGCGTGAACGCCTCCAACCTGGCCGAGTCGCTGGACGTGACGGCGCACGAGCTGACGCACGCGGTGACCTCGTCCGAGTCCAACCTCACCTACTCCGGTGAGTCCGGTGGCCTCAACGAGTCCATCTCCGACATCTTCGGCGCGGTCTGCGAGTGGTACGGCAAGGGCAAGGTCATCGACGCGGGCACCTGGATCGTCGGCGACGACGTCTGGACCCCGAGCATCCCGGGTGACGGCCTGCGCTACATGAACAACCCCACGCTGGACGGGGACTCGCTCGACTACTACCCGGACTACTCCTCCGGCGTGGACGTGCACTACAGCTCCGGCATCTCCAACCTGGCGTTCTACCTGATGTCCCAGGGTGGTACGCACCCGCGCGCCAAGACGACCCAGGTCGTCAACGGCGTCGGGTTCGAGAAGGCCGCCCGGGTCTTCTACAAGATCAACGCGGACATCCTGGTCGCCTCGTCCAACTTCGAGGCCGCGAAGACGGCTTCCGAGCAGGCCGCGGCGCAGCTGGGCTTCACCGCCGCTGAGATCGCCGACGTCGGCAACGCGTGGAAGGCCGTGGGCGTGGGCGTGCCCGTGCCTCCCCCGGTGACCACGCCGATCGAGAAGAACGTCCCCATCACCGGTATCTCCGGTTCCTCCGGCAGCCGCGTGTACTACTCGGTGACCATCCCCGAGGGCGCCACGGACGTGACCTTCACCATGTCCGGTGGCACGGGTGACGCGGACCTCTACGTCCGCAAGACCAACGCCCCGACGGACGCGCTGTACGACTGCCGTCCGTACAAGTCCGGCAACGCGGAGACCTGCACCTTCGCCACCTCCGGCGCCAAGGGCATCTGGTACGTGATGATCAAGGGCTTCACCTCCTACGCGAACACCAGCCTGTCCGTGACCTGGAAGGGTGGCTTCGAGGACATCGGCAACGAGACCCGCATCGAGAACCTGTCGGGCGTGCCGGGCTCCACCCGCACCTTCATCATCGACGTGCCCGAGTACAAGAAGGACTCCGGCATCAACACCCTGTCGCTCGCCCTGGGCGAGGGTGAGGGCAACGCGGACCTGTACGTGCAGGCTGCTTCCGCCCCCACGTTCACGTCCTACCTGGGCCGTGGCGTGAAGGAGAGCGCGACGGAGAGCGTCATCCTGCGCAACATCCCGGCCGGGAAGTACTACATCACGATCGTCGGTGTGCCGAGCCTGGTCGACAAGACCGTGGACGGCTACATCAAGACCGTGTTCGCGGCCTCGTACAAGGTCCCGTAGTGCCTGACGGTGTGGGGCGCGGCGAAGCCGCCGCGCTCCGCTCCTGAGACCCCGGGCTCCCGCTTCCTCGCGGGACCCGGGGTTCTTTTTTGTCCGCGCGAGACGCCGCGCTCAGTGCGCCGCGCTCACCGGGTTCGCCAGGCCCTCCCGCAGGGACTGGACGCGGCCGTAGGTGAGCGAGCGCCACAGCCACTCCACCGGGCCGAAGCGGAAGCGCGCCAGCCACCAGTGGCTGAAGAGCACCTGCGCCACGAGGACGCCCAGGCACAGCAGCACGGTCAGCGACGGAGGCGTGCGGCCCACGAGGCCCAGGCCCCAGCCGTCATACAGGCACACGCTCACCAGCGACTGCATCAGGTACAGCGTCAGGGCCATGCGGCCCGCGGGCGCGAACACGCCCAGCACCTTGCGCCAGCGCTCCTTCTGGAAGAGCAGCGCGAACGTCGCCGCGTAGCCCGCGCCCATGAAGAGGTAGCCCACGTCCTTCGGCAGTCGCATCCACGCCAGCCACCCCGGCGGACTGCTGACGCCCCGGTACAGCAGGTTGAGCACCAGGACGATGACCCCGATGACGCCGCCCACCCCCAGGCCCCAGGCCGCCATCTTCCGGAGGAACGGGCGGTGCTGCTCCACGTCCTGCAGCAGCCGCCGGCGCCCGGCCCACAGGCCCAGCAGGAAGCGGCCCAGGACGATGGACAGCAGCAGCGGGCGGTTGGGGTTGGGGATGCCGTCCCAGGCGTAGCGCGCGTTGGCCTGCTGGCTGGTCACCACGGAGTCGCTGGACAGGCCGGCGAGGAACGCCGCGCGTCGCGCCGCCTCCACCTCCCGCGCGGCCTTCTGGGCGCGCTCCGTGGCCTCCCGGCCGTCCCACGGCTCCGTGCCCACGCGCTGCAAGACGGTGAAGGCGGGCGGCACCACGAACAGGAGCACCGCGGCCCAGACGAGCACCGTCCGGTCCGAGCGCGTGCGGAACGCGAGCAGCATGAAGCCCACCAGCGCGTAGGTGCTGAGGATGTCGCCCACCCACAGCGCGAACATGTGCACCAGGCCCAGGCCCAGCAGCACCGCCAGCCGGCGCCGGTACACCGGCACGATGGAGGCACCCCGCGCCTCCGCGCGGGTCATCTGGAGCGCGAAGCCCAGCCCGAAGAGGAAGGTGAAGAGGGTGATGAACTTCTGGTCGATGAGGAGGCCGAAGAGCGAGTTGACCGTGAGCTCCAGCGGAGACGCGGCCAGCGCCAGGGCCTCTTCGCGCGGCAGGAACAGCCGGCCGTTGAACCAGCTGAGGCTGTTGGAGATGAAGACGCCCACCAGCGCGAAGCCGCGCAGGGCGTCCAGCACGTGGACGCGCTCGGAGTGTTCAATGGGGCCAGCGGAAGAGGGCTCGGACATGCCGGGCACTACACGCTGGCGGTCTTGGCACCGTCAAACGTCTCCCTCCCGGGGCGCGAGGATCAATGCGCGACGCGCGCCGGATTCGCGGGCGTCAGCCGCATGGGCTGGGCGCGGCCGTAGGTGAGCGAGCGCCACAGCCACTCCACCGGCCCGAAGCGGAAGCGCGCCAGCCACCCGTGGCTGAGGACCACCTGCACCGCGAAGACGCCCAGGCACAGCAGCACGGTCAGCGATGGAGGCGTGTGGCCCACGAGCCCCAGGCCCCAGCCGTCGTAGAGCCACACGCTCACCAGCGACTGCATCAGGTACAGCGTCAGGGCCATGCGGCCCGCGGGGGCGAGCACGCCCAGCACCTTGCGCCAGCGCTCCTTCTGGAAGAGCAGCGCGAACGCCGCCGCGTAGCCCATGCCCATGCAGAGGTAGCCCACCTCGCGCAGGGTGCGCATCCCCACCATCCACGCGGGCGGGCTGGCCTGCCCCCAGGGGCCCGCGGGCGCGCCCTTGTTCCTCAGGGCGAGCACCAGCGACAGCGTCGCGATGGCGCCCCCCACGCCCAGCCCCCAGGCCATCACGCGGACGAAGAGCTTGCGGTGGCGCTCCACGTCCTGCATCAGCCGGCGGCGTCCGGCCCACAGGCCCACCAGGAAGCGGCCCAGGATGATGCACAGCCAGATGGGGCGGCCCGGGTTGGGCAGGTTCTCCCAGGCGAAGCGCGCGTTGGCCTGCTGCGACGTCACCACCGAGTCACTGGACAGCCCGGCGAGGAACGCCGTGCGGTGCGCGGCCTCCACTTCCCGCGTGGCCTTCACGGCCTGCTCCGCGGCCTCCTTGCCGTGCAGGAGCTCCGGGCCGTACCGCTGCGCCACGGAGAGCGTGAGCGGCAGCAGGACGAAGAGCACCGCCACCCAGGTGAGCACCGTCCGGTCCGAGCGCGTGCGGAACAGCAGCAGCGCGAAGCCCACCAGCGCGTAGGTGCTGAGGATGTCGCCCACCCACAGCGCGAACATGTGCACCAGGCCCAGGCCCAACAGCACCGCCAGCCGGCGCCGGTACACCGGCACGATGGACGCGCCTCGCGCCTCCGCGCGGGTCATCTGGAGCGCGAAGCCCAGCCCGAAGAGGAAGGAGAAGAGGGTGATGAACTTCTGGTCGACGAAGAAGGCGTAGAGCGAGTTGACCGTCGTCTCCAGCGGGGACGCCACCAGCGCCTGGGCCTCTTCGCGCGGCAGGAGCGACCGGCCGCTGAACCAGCTGAGGCTGTTGGAGACGAAGACGCCCAGCAGCGCGAAGCCGCGCAGGGCGTCCAGCAGGTGCACGCGCTCGGAGAGCTCGACGGGACCGGCGGCGGAGGGCTCGGACATGGCGGGAACTACATGCCCGCGCCCTCGGCAGCGTCAAACGCACCCGGTGCGGCGAGGCCTTTCCTCACGCGTGACTCGGGACGTCACGGAGGACTGGCGGATTTCTCCGGGCCGGGCAGAACCTCGCGCAGGCAGCGCTCCAGTCCCCCTCGGTGCCGCCACTGCATGGGGTAGCCCAGGGAGACCTCTTCGAAGCGCACGCCGTCGCGCCACAGGGTGGCCGGCATGTGCAGGTGCCCCGTCACCACCACCTCCGCGCGGTAGCGGGTGTGCCAGTCCTCGGTGAGGCGCGTGCCGCACCAGATGGAGAAGCGCGGGATGCGCGGCAGCCGCACGTGCTCGTAGCGCAGCGGGTAGTGGTTGATGAGGATGGTGGAGCAGCCCTCCGGCAGCCGCTCCAGCCGCGCGCGGGTGCGCTCCACGCGCGCGTGGCACCAGGCCTGACGGGTAGGGTAGGGCTCCGGATGCAGCAGGACCTCGTCCGTGCACATCAGGTCGTCCTCCCACGCCCACTCCAGCGCCTTGTCCGCCGGCACGGTGTCCGGGCGGAAGGTGTAGTCGTAGCCCAGGAACATGGGGACGAGGACGCGGTGCGGGCCTTCCCCTGGCCAGCGCGGATAGGGGTCCTCCGGCGTGAGCGCGCCGTAGCGGTGACACAGGTCCACCATGCGCAGGTAGCGCGCCTCGCCCTTCAGCGGAGGCTGTTCGGAGGGCATGGTCCACAGCTCGTGGTTGCCCGGCACCCAGACGACCTGGCGGAAGCGCGCGGTGAGCGTGCGCAGCATCAGCTCCATGTCCGCGAGCGTCTCACCCACGTCGCCGCCGACGATGAGCCAGTCGTCCGGCCGGGGCGCGAGCGCGGCCAGCGCCTCGTGGTTCTCCTTGTGACGCAGGTGCAGGTCGCTGATGGCGTAGAGCTTCATGGCGCTTGGGGCAGGGCCCTACCTTAACGCGCGCGACCGCGCGCGCCACGGGAACGCCACGGAGCCGGGTCAGCCCAGGGAGGCCAGGAGCGCCAGCACCTGCTGCGGCGGCGCGGCGCGGTCCATCCAGGTGATGCCCTCTTCCTTCAGCCCGCGCGTGGGCGGGTGCGTGGTGTGCAGCGCGCACGCGGCGCGCGGATGCCGGGCGCGCACGCACGTGAGCAGGCACAGCCCGTCACCATCCGGCAGGCCGTAGCCGCTCACCACCACGGACGGCGCCGCTTCCCCCATCAGCCGCTCCGCTTCGCGCACGCCCAGGGCGAAGCGCTTGTCGCCCGGCAGGTGCCTCGCGAGCCTCCGGAGCGCGGCGAGCGCGCGCGGATCCGCGTCCACGAAGAGGAAGCTGGGGAGGGAGGTGGAGGGCTCTCGCATGAAGGCGATGGGTGGTCCGAACGGGCTTGACGCAAGAGGTTGTGTCGCGAAAAGCCTACCCCGGAAGTTCTTGGAAGCCAACCTCTCAAGTCATATCGACATGGGCGAACCCGGTAGGTTAACGACCCCATGGAAAAGACCCTCGCATCCCGGCTCGGAGGAGCGGCCCGTGTCGCCCGCACCCGTCTGAACCTGACCCAGGCGGACGTGGCGGAGCGCATCGGCATCGCGAGTGAAGTCTATGGGCGCCTGGAGCGCGGGCACATGCTGCCCAGCATCCAGACCTTCCGGCGGTTGTGCGTGGTGCTGTCCATCTCCGCGGACGAGGCGCTGGGGCTCAAGCCGTCGCAGGACGTGAAGTGGGCCGCGGAGCCCCCGTCCGACTACGGCGAATCCGCGGAGCTGCGCCGGCTGTTGCGCCGCGCGAAGCAGCTGGACCGGGGCTCCATCCGCATCCTCAGCGTGCTGGCCTCGCAGTTCAAACCCCGGAGCTGAAGCGCGGAGCGCCCACGCTCTCAGGCCGGCGCCGCGCCGTCCCAGCGTGACAGCCGCTCCCGCAGCTTGCGGACGGAGGGGAAGCCGTTGAAGAGCACCACCTGCGGGTGCTCCTCCAGCACCTGCCGCTCCGCCGCTTCCTTCGCCAGCGCGCGGTCCACGCCCAGCAGCAGTCCGGCGTCGGGGCGCGCGCGCAGCTCCGACAACCGGCGCGACAGCGGCGCCGCGTGCCACGCGTGGAACAGCTCCAGCGCGACCTCGTGGCCTGTCTTCCGGTGGCGGAAGGTGAGGTCGGGCACGCACAGGCCCGCGGCGCCGGTGTGACGCGGCAGGGGCGTCAGGTCCAGCTCCCACGCCTCATCCTCGAAGCCGTCGGCCAGCGCGGACACCTCCGGCGGCACGTGGCCCAGCGCGGCCGGCAGCGGGGACACCAGCGGATCCTCGTGGCTCAGCTGGAGCGTGGAGCGCTTGCGCGCGTCCTCCAGCACCGCGGACAGCTCCCAGCGCTCCAGGATGGGCACCACGGACAGGAAGCTGGCCAGCTGGAGGCCGTACTTCTTCTGGAGGGCCAGCATCGCGCCGGGGCCCTCCACCTCCAGGGACCAGTCCTCGCCGTCGCGCCGCACCTCGGCCACCAGGCGGCAGAACTTCAGCCAGCGCAAAAGCTTGCGCACGCGCAAAAGCTCCGGCGAGCGCGCGCGCAGCGTGAGGCGCCGGGCGTTGAGGAGCGGCCCCTGCGCGAGCGCCAGGTTGTAGCGGTCCAGCAGGCCCTGCGGCGTGAGCGCTTCGCCGTCCCAGCCGAGCAGCTTCCGGTTGCCGGGCAGGTCCGAGTAGAGCGCCTCGCGCACCTCCGGCAGAGGCGCGCCCAGGGCCTCGGTGAGGCGCGCTTCGTAGGCCTCCAGCGAGGTGTCCGGGGGCAGCGTGCGCAGCACCTTCGAGCCCACGAGCAGCGTGCGCCAGCGCGCGTCCAGGGCGCCCTCTCCGGCCTCGTCGAAGAGGAGCCGGTCCAGGAGCAGCTTCACCAGCCCGCGCGCCACCTTGGGGCGGCTGAACGCGCCGGCCTTGAGGCTGAAGGTCTCCTCCACGTCGTCGCGGCTCTGGCCGCGGAGGGCCTCCGCGTCCGCGAGCAGCTCCTTCGCGAGCGCCTGGAGGGACGGGTCGTGTGTCTTGACGAAGGAGGGCCGCAGGATGCCTTCGCGCACGCGCGAGGCGAGCAGTTCACGCGTCAGCATCGGGAGGTCCCTCCGGGTCCTGGTAGGCGCGGTGCTGCCGTCTGCGCTCGCTGATGCCGCTCTCCGCCGTCTGCGCGGAGCAGACCTCGTAGAGGAGGGCGCGCTTGCCGGGGCGCTTTCGCAGGATGCGGCCCAGGCGCTGCACGTGCTCACGCACGCTGCCGCTGCCGCTGAGCACCACGCCCACGCGCGCGTCCGGCACGTCCACGCCTTCGTTGAGCACGCGCGAGGTGAGCAGCACCGGCAGCTCCGCGCTGGCGAACGCGGCCAGCAGCGCCTTGCGCTCCGGCAGCGGCGTGTGGTGCGTGAGCGCCGGGAGGAGCAGCCTGCGGGCCAGGGTGTAGACGGTCTCGTTGTCGTCGGTGAAGACGATGACGCGGTCCTCGCGGTGCTCCAGGAGGATGCGCCAGAGCGCGTCCAGCTTTCCGCTGGAGGTGAGGGCGATGCGGCGCTGCTCGCGGTAGCCGCGGTAGGCCGCGCGGCCCTCGTCGCTGCGCTGGCTCTGCGCGAGGAAGCGGGCCCAGCCCTCCGGCGACGCCAGGGGCACGCCCAGCCGGCGCACGAAGGTGAGGTAGCGGCCCCGCGCCTCGTCGTAGCGCGTCTTCTCGTCGGGCGTCAGCGGCACCTCGATGCGGCGGACCTCGTAGGGCGCCAGGTACTGCCCCTGGAGCTCGTCGATGCCGGTGCGGTGCACCAGCGGGCCCAGCAGCTCCTCGCACACGCGCTCGCCGCCGTCCGCGCGCTCCAGCGTCGCGGTGAGGCCCAGGCGGTACGGCGCGAGCGTGCCCTCCGCGATGAAGCGGTAGCTGGGCGCGGGCAGGTGGTGGCACTCGTCGCAGATGAGCAGGCCGAAGCGGTTGCCGGTGAACTCCATCTGCATCGCGGCGGAGTCGTACGTCGTCACCGTGAGCGTCTGCCGGTCGTTGACGCCGCCCCCCACCATTCCCACGGGCCCGGGGAAGTGCTTCGCCAGCACGCCCTGCCACTGCGCCATCAGGTCCAGCGTGGGCACCACCACCAGCGTGGGCCGCTTCACCCACGCGATGGCCAGCACCGCCAGCAGCGTCTTGCCCGCGCCGGTGGGCAGCTCCACCAGCCCTCGGCCTCCCGCGCGCGTCCACGCGTCCAGCGCCGCGCGCTGGTGGGGGAAGGGCTCGATGGGGACCGTGAGCGGCAGCTCCACCGGCTCGAAGCGCTTCGCGCGGTCCT
Protein-coding sequences here:
- a CDS encoding NADPH:quinone oxidoreductase family protein, whose product is MRALQLQRLTGPEGLEQVELAEPEAGDGVLIDVVAAGVSFPDLLLTHGQYQMKPEVPFVPGVEVAGVVRAAPAGARVKAGDRVMGFSFTLGGFAEACVVAPELAFPIPPAWSFEQAAGVVMNYHTAHFALHRRGQLRAGETVVVHGAAGGVGTAAVQVAKGAGARVVAVVGDARKAEVATRAGADVVLLAKDWPAGVREATEGRGADVVLDVVGGDVFDKSLKALAPEGRLLVVGFASGQIPSVAVNRLLLRNVSVVGVAWGAFLMQAPELTDTIARDLDALAARGIVNPVVGSVFPLEDGAKALRELESRQAVGKVVLRVKPG
- a CDS encoding M4 family metallopeptidase — encoded protein: MYEKRVRGALGAAALSLLVGACTDGAPAANKEESNLQKASANLTAAGQTVVAADSDAIPTFVTGSFGAVPAPSAIQGIAAPRELAPVLAGVAPLFRLNPNDLFLKKAYVGFDGDTHYRYGVTHNGILVQNAEVRLHARNGSVFAVNTNARGDLKGEAKASIAADAAIAAAIGDRGSPERASTNAEPQLVYYRSGNELILAYEVRVQGELKDTTPVDDSVYVNAKTGDVFERVPHIHSALKREVYDLQHRTTISTGVRARFEGDPAHADAVVNNNYNHLGTVYNCYNSLFGRDSYDNAGHVLKSYVHYSNNYVNAYWDGSQMVYGDGDGVNASNLAESLDVTAHELTHAVTSSESNLTYSGESGGLNESISDIFGAVCEWYGKGKVIDAGTWIVGDDVWTPSIPGDGLRYMNNPTLDGDSLDYYPDYSSGVDVHYSSGISNLAFYLMSQGGTHPRAKTTQVVNGVGFEKAARVFYKINADILVASSNFEAAKTASEQAAAQLGFTAAEIADVGNAWKAVGVGVPVPPPVTTPIEKNVPITGISGSSGSRVYYSVTIPEGATDVTFTMSGGTGDADLYVRKTNAPTDALYDCRPYKSGNAETCTFATSGAKGIWYVMIKGFTSYANTSLSVTWKGGFEDIGNETRIENLSGVPGSTRTFIIDVPEYKKDSGINTLSLALGEGEGNADLYVQAASAPTFTSYLGRGVKESATESVILRNIPAGKYYITIVGVPSLVDKTVDGYIKTVFAASYKVP
- a CDS encoding non-ribosomal peptide synthetase; the protein is MALPSTLRLPPTAEVVFGDTVLRQPELLRRASRIARRLRTEWNVGPGDRVGLVVVPGPEVIPAILGIWMAGAAYVPLDPFLPDERLLRILRDAGLRGVVTQRMHRISVELLESWLGTPLPFLEADAPTDLMEEAPSDVIDAPPDRPAYLIYTSGSTGEPKGVVCTFRGLLNLVHGVAPILGLGPDTRHLQFASINFDASVWEVFPTLFAGGAVVQGTREDLLPGRRMAEYVRRHQVTHLCLPPSVLGQLGPHVDTLPDVACVVMAGERCPAPLAERWHASGRRVFNAYGPTEGTVCASIHRVTGGETPVPIGQALPGVLLRVVGPDGRDVAEGAAGEVWIGGEGVAEGYRGQPERTRERFPTDGDGARWYRTGDEAVRRADGALVFLGRMDQQVKLRGFRIELEAIEHALYAFPGVAQAAVKVFEHTDAQGQTSGLLVAYHSVQEGHSVASDALRAHLGVVLPDYMVPHRFVALPRLPLMPHLGKVDRDALPPPADWVGASASGASPSSAPATPLEQLCRAFERGLRAAPGSVTPTTHFFQAGGDSLGVAHVLAQVEESFGVSLPSRHVYSHPTPLALLPFCEAGAAPSEAAPRSVRATLLTDARSAPLSLVTSPEMALPRTLLLTGATGFLGIHLLAALAPRVERVHCLVRARDDAEAGARIRATARKYGVHLPWGEGRIQAVAGDITRTRLGMEASTHDALALRCDAVVHSAASISYILPYADAGRPNVAGTQQVLAFCAHGRVKPLHHVSSLSVHGAVGTLLGVEEVDEDFALERSLDLMAYENGYTRAKWVAERIAADARGGGLPVSIYRPGFIQGHSRTGIGNPDDMLCRLLVGNAQLGLSPDLPDKYWLPVPVDYVASATAHLVLTQPPGGTYNLAPEREQEPSHNALFDLLGAHGHPVRRVPPAVWLRELGRVGPDNALFPLVAFLREKVYHGTRTVLELHHRTPRVRTDHTRAALAGTDLQCPDIDCVLIGRYVRDLFARHRRAPALAA
- a CDS encoding DUF418 domain-containing protein; translation: MSEPSSAGPIEHSERVHVLDALRGFALVGVFISNSLSWFNGRLFLPREEALALAASPLELTVNSLFGLLIDQKFITLFTFLFGLGFALQMTRAEARGASIVPVYRRRLAVLLGLGLVHMFALWVGDILSTYALVGFMLLAFRTRSDRTVLVWAAVLLFVVPPAFTVLQRVGTEPWDGREATERAQKAAREVEAARRAAFLAGLSSDSVVTSQQANARYAWDGIPNPNRPLLLSIVLGRFLLGLWAGRRRLLQDVEQHRPFLRKMAAWGLGVGGVIGVIVLVLNLLYRGVSSPPGWLAWMRLPKDVGYLFMGAGYAATFALLFQKERWRKVLGVFAPAGRMALTLYLMQSLVSVCLYDGWGLGLVGRTPPSLTVLLCLGVLVAQVLFSHWWLARFRFGPVEWLWRSLTYGRVQSLREGLANPVSAAH